The following proteins come from a genomic window of Tepidiforma thermophila:
- the cas1 gene encoding CRISPR-associated endonuclease Cas1 → MRILHVTEQGSTIRTTGECLEIFVDGLPVLTAGLHTLEALVLHGAVQLTAPAASRLLAAGIPSVYVGLDGRLKGRLEPIGHPAARLRSAQALAAADPVRRLAIAREIVRNKLTAQARLLRALRRPETSALLALIPRVRAAETLDELRGTEGWAGRIYFSALRAHLSLAGWRRARRPARDPLNALFNYGYALLMRPAILAVAAVGLDPYQGFLHHATRGQPAFVLDLIEEFRAPLVDLLVVRLYPTLSRDTGWFEQTEAGTRLALDVRKRLIAAFESRLSRATRYRPTGRREEVGRLFELQARAFARAIRTGGPVRPAW, encoded by the coding sequence ATGCGAATCCTTCACGTCACGGAACAGGGCAGCACCATCCGGACCACCGGCGAATGTCTTGAAATCTTCGTCGATGGACTTCCCGTGCTTACCGCAGGGCTCCACACCCTTGAAGCACTCGTCCTCCACGGTGCCGTCCAGCTCACCGCTCCCGCCGCCAGCCGGCTCCTTGCAGCCGGCATTCCCTCCGTCTACGTCGGGCTCGACGGCAGGCTCAAAGGTCGCCTCGAGCCCATCGGACATCCTGCCGCGAGGCTCCGCTCGGCCCAGGCCCTCGCTGCCGCGGACCCTGTCCGCCGTCTCGCCATCGCGCGCGAGATCGTCCGCAACAAACTGACCGCCCAGGCGCGGCTCCTCCGGGCCCTTCGCCGGCCCGAGACCTCCGCCCTCCTCGCGCTAATTCCCCGGGTCCGTGCAGCAGAGACCCTCGATGAACTCCGCGGAACCGAGGGCTGGGCAGGCCGAATCTATTTTTCCGCGCTCCGCGCACACCTCAGCCTCGCCGGCTGGCGCCGGGCACGCCGCCCCGCTCGCGACCCGCTCAATGCCCTCTTCAACTACGGCTACGCCCTCCTCATGCGCCCTGCCATCCTCGCCGTCGCCGCTGTCGGTCTCGACCCCTACCAGGGCTTCCTTCATCACGCCACCCGCGGCCAACCAGCTTTTGTCCTCGACCTCATCGAAGAGTTTCGCGCACCCCTGGTCGATCTTCTGGTTGTTCGGCTCTATCCCACCCTCTCCCGAGATACGGGATGGTTTGAACAGACGGAAGCCGGCACCCGGCTTGCACTCGACGTGCGCAAGCGGCTCATCGCCGCCTTCGAATCACGCCTCTCACGCGCCACCCGCTACCGCCCGACAGGCCGCCGGGAGGAGGTCGGCCGCCTCTTCGAACTCCAGGCCAGGGCCTTCGCCCGCGCCATCCGCACCGGCGGACCGGTC